The Festucalex cinctus isolate MCC-2025b chromosome 16, RoL_Fcin_1.0, whole genome shotgun sequence sequence GCAAATATACGGtctcaaaattgtattttttttttcccctcgaaaTGAGCCAATATTTGACACTGGTATCGTgatactgttacatggaacaaaacaaatgttattGAGGCCTGGTATTACGATACTGGACAGCAAAGTCAAAGCTAACTGGATTAATCACGATATCAATGTTTGACGCCGGTATCGTGCTACTGCCCAGTAAAAATTGTGATATTGATATTTGATTGTTATGTGATACCgtaccataaaaaaatgatcCAAGTCAACACAACGACACACTGTAAAACTTAATAGGATTTGCGAAAAGATAACAGAATGTACGATTTATGGGaatatcaatatttgatgcAAGGTATCGTGATACTGTACATTTATTTGACTTAACTCCCAAGTCGAGCTGGTACTTTACAGTTTTCAGGAGATTTTCCACTTATCCCCCGACGCAAAATCATCAAGTGGCATTCAATGACATGGTGATACGCAAACACGCACCACCGCTTGTGAACTCGGGCGCACCCCCGCCCCTCGCCATCTGAAAGGTCATGAGAAACATTGCGCTAATCCCTGCTCGTCTTCTgagagcgcgggggggggggggggggtcttttgTTTGTCccgaacaaaaaaaacgggggTGTGGGAGTGAGCAAAGAGTCGACGCACCAGCAGCACCACCTGCAATTAACAGCTTACGGGTCGCACCCCCGAGTGACCACGCGGAGGAGACGAAACGTCGAGATTAGCTGGGAAGGAACTTTTGTCACACAGTCGCGCATCTGGCGGAAGCGGGAGGACAGTCAGTCACCTTATAGTGCTTCGCAATTATTTtctgccaccccccccccccccccccccaccacactTACAACaaagcatgctcagtgcaaacaaaaccccaacaccaccgagcgaatgctccctgcgcactctgccaataatgagagcaccactgccccctaatgtagtggaggtgcaattgctctttattctaggacagtaaaaaaaataaataaatcaatcaatcaaaataaaaaaataaaaaagcatgttccccgagatcAAACTAGATGGAGTCTCACGCCCCCCTCTGGGGGCCcgcccactatttgagaagcaatgTTGGATTGGCCTCCATTAAAGCAGACATCTGCCTCGCACCAAGGAGATGTGCTCCGATTCCAACTGCGATTATTGGCTGATTATTTTTGCTTCCgcctcacaatattaaaaaaaaaaaaaaaaaaaaaatgaattagcaTAGCAATAACAACATTTGTCGTCCTGTAGATGGCAGCGACGCATCATCCAAATACTGAGAAGGAAGAGAAGCATGGCAGATCATGTATGCATGCATCCAGGATGAGGGCGCATGGGTGGCGGATCATTTGTCAACCCACACAGGAGGCATGctggtagccccccccccccccccccccccccccaaccccccgggTGGCAGGACGGGAGGATGTAAGCCCAACCCGAGCGTGACTGAGAAGCAACCGATTCATCGCATTTTAAGAGCAagcaaagtgttgaaaatggattttcagagcaataaataaaaaacgaagaagaagttgacgtaaaaaaaaaaaaaaaaaaacagtttcagtTTGCAGGCCTAAAAAAaatttacttgtgtgcaattgcACAGCTTGCTTCTGCCGCCCTCAAGTGGCCAACACAAATACGACAGCTTAAGCTTGTCAGATTTGCTTTTCAGTCACCTGTTGCTCAGTAGACGGAACACATGTAACAGTCACGCCCCCTATGGACAAAAAACAGGCAGGACAAGTCCAACATAATCATAACCATTCATTTCGCAAGCGCTCTGTATTCAATATAAAAAACTGGAGTTACTGTCAGCACTAAGACTAACCATccgtcatgtgctgaaggttggatccccaAACTATtttttcacatcgagaggcgtaaaacaaacttgactagacaagaaacaaagagagttgcacagagggacagaaagcaataatccggcacacaattctcagactgcacctacagacagtgaatggaGGGCTAAAGAAGGACATCACATagatccagacatcacctaaaggattgaagattgacatcacatagcctaaaactagttgaaactagaagaTGGTTATATGGTGGTTACGTCtgttcaaaacaaacacttgagCTCACGCTCGTGAACCCAACGTAACGTGACGCCATCAGTCCGAACCTCAAACTCCAAACCTCGATCCAAAATCCAAAAACACCTTCCCCAAGCTATACCTTCATGGTAACCCTTGACCTTTACCCTGGAATTCAACCTTACCCACCGAACCTTAACTAGGTTACTGGGTACTTTTCCTCTGGTTTTTACTACAAGCTGGAATGGCGCCAGTCCTACTCGCCAGCGTGGGATCTGAACTCATTTCCATGCCGGGCACAAATGCAGTTTGAAAAGGCCTGAGAGGAACAAAAAGGGGGGGCCAAGGGTGTAGGGGGGCTCAGCTAACCGAGTGCCCCCGCACAACAGCCCACCCTTGTCCTGCATTTCTTGCCTTGCGGAGAACAGTACCGCAGTGTTCCGGGAACCAGATTTATCGGCGGACCCTGGCGCTCGGGGCCCCAGTAAAGATAAAGGAGCGCATCACGCGAgggcaagggggggggggacattttCAGTGGCGGGTGTATATAAACGGAGGTCGGCGTCCATTCCCGATCCCACGGTCTCACTCGCACTACAGACATCGCCGCCGCCCCCTCGCCGCCCGTCGCCCGGACCGCAGAAATGGCGTTCGACGGAACTTGGAAGGTGGAACGTAGCGAGAACTACGACGCCTTCATGGAACAAATGGGTGAGAGCGCTGAAAAACGATTTGGGGCTGCAACGATCGTTACGCGAAGCATTAAACCAgggctgtccaaactttttcatttgaaggcCACAGAAAGACAATCAGAAGAAtccaccaatttatttgtaatatggcagtagggttattattgttttggtatttttcattttagttagtttttattagtttaattcttcaaaaaatgcttatttttagtttagtttgttttttctttttttaatgtttagtacttgtgcgcaatatttaaaaaaaaaacaccatcatcttttggtgcttttctattggctgctgctaaatgacatcacttgtgtgtgacatactttcaaacgtcattattccggtttatatcaaaataaatctactaaaaatcacatttaaaatcatcctcaaaggctcattaaattaattaccaaagacgaaaacgaaggacatgtttgctgtaattatagttatagttttgtaaacataaaatgtagtttcagttagtattcgttttttaaaaagcatttttgtttttattttatttcattaacaatattgctttttgaattttagtgaactaaaataacctttaatggcaccctcccttcttactttgaccatctccaaacatttttgttttgtttattttattcgaactgagtcaaatgccatttttagcatatgtcgcgggccactgaaaaatggacggcgggccgcaaatggcccccgggctgtaatTTGGACACCTCTGCATTAAATCTTTGTAAGTTTGACAGATTTGGGCATAATTGGACAAGAGACGACTCCTACCAGATCCTCATTTCAGATCCGCAGCACGGCGCAAAATGCCGGCGGGTGGAAATTTCCACACGCTTCTGGCAGAGTGACAATTTGGTGGCACAAAGGAGCCGTTTGATTGGCGACgagtagggatgcaacgatatccaaacatcacaatatgatattagcacgatattgtgggggcgatttttaaaaatagatcacaatattgtaaaaaaaagaaaagaaaaagagagctcatactaaaaaaaaaaaaagcacaatattgtgcctttgtacataacagcaatgcatataaaccagctacaatctctaataatattgaggcacttacttgctagtgcaaacacacattgatcacttcacaagcaaattaggttccccttcatctgacaattagcatcgattttaaacatggaaggccaaaacatccctattgaaaattacattgcactaataaaatagccactagagggtgctagaactgcacaaatggaaatcaacctgctttttttttttaaacagatgtgttccttttaaatattgtgaacatgacggcgacgatattgtggcagttttcctATCCCGATATCCCGATatcgcccttatcgtgacataaAGTCGGTCACGACCGCTCCCGCGCCCAAACGACTTGTGTGTTTCCTGTTAGGCATCAACGTGATGAAACGCAAACTCGCCGAGCACGACAACCTCAAGATCAGCATCCAGCAGAGCGGAAACGACTTCCACATCAAGGAGTCCAGCACCTTCCGCACCAAAGACATCCACTTTACTCTCGGGACGCCCTTCGACTACAGCCTGGCCGACGGCACCGAAGTCTCGGTAAATGACCCGTTCGACAGGTTGTCGTCCTACGACTAGCATATGCCGAACTTGTCCTACTAGTGAGGATAAAGAGCTTACGAGTACATGCAGAATATGGAAGGAATGCGTACTTGCCTGACTGACAAATGTGATTCCGGTGAGGTCATCAGGGAACGTGGGAGATGGAGGGCGACATGCTGAAAGGCAAATTCACGCGCAAGGACAACAACAAGGTGCTGACCACCACCAGGGTCCTGCTGGAAGGAGAACTAGTGCAGGTCAGTGGCACTCACGGACACGTCCGAATacatcagtgcttctcaaacagtggggtgccccccccccccccgcgtttgaccttggggaacatggtttttgatttttgaattttttttactgtcctagaatgaagtgcaattgcacctccactacattagggggcagtggcgctctcattattggcagagtgtgcgcagggagcatttgctcggtggtgtaggggttttgtttacactgagcatgcgcactttgcacacagcaaaaaaaaatttttttttttaaaaaagcacaaattattttacattttggttttgcaggttaaagtttttttttttttttttttaatattgtgctcctgagttaatgttggtgatcagtttgaatgcattattatttattgattttatgtcattttatttttccgtatcatatggtttgaaatggtcagtcaaaaaatgtttatagtttaattaaggatttaattttatttttgaatttcagatgcactttaaatctttttctgttacagttaataaagctattctttgttgtaagttgctcCATATTTCATTCTGTTTATTCTCTTATGCGTTAATGCAGgtagtgttatgcagaggtgtgcttagaacaattttatagacaaatgatactatttatagtcgcgtgtGGGggtgcgagatgttttcttcttactaggggggcatgacagaaaataattgagaagcactggaatACACAAAGTAACCAAGGACATATTTCCTTGctctactatttttttcttcttcaggtATCTAaacttttccctttttttccccatccttGCAGAGTTACAACTATGAGGGTGTGGACGCCAAGAGGATCTTCAAGAAGCagtaatttttccttttttttttttttctaacttgaCTTTTTCTATAATTTTTTACACATAGGAAGTCACATAATTGGACAAAGCAATATTGTTAACgttttatatctaaaaaaaatccatctaaATGGTTacatttgtgcaaaaaacattaataaagtatatttaaATCTAAAGTAAAAATGTATTGGTGCTTCGTCATTGGAATATGTAGACATCTGTAGTTACAGCGACTGTCCACAGGAGGTCAGCAAAGGtctactattttatttataacaaatacttttttttttttggtgtgtccaGTTAGCTTGCTGTCATGTAAATCTATCAAGTGTTGTTTTTCAAAACAGTCTGAGATCTTTTGGGGGATTTTAGTGGCCATTAATGAATATCCTTTCTTTCTTAGTCctgtatcatcatcattattaaatgttatttaagttagtttttaaatcgTGAGAAATCCATCATGTCGTAGAATTATTGAACTTATTGAACAGGAGTGACTGACCTGCAGTAGCGTGAAGATCTGCGGGCGCAAGTTGTCATTCAGACCACCAGATGGCAGTGTGGAGCTCCTGATGGTGGAACacaacacacacgtacacacgcaCGCGCTCTCTCTTGCTCATAAGTACACTAACTTCACAAAAAGCATTATTCTAATtatgaataaattataaatcattattattattattattattattttttatgcccACTATAAAATATACTGTgtactttaaaatatttttggagtaatcaaaaaactaaaaataaaataacatttaaaaaaaaaaacacacaaaaaaaacacagtgacCTCCTCGGTGGAGGTAATACAGAGACCGAAACTCAAAACGTCAAGTCAGGATCATGTCGATCTTTAATGGCAAACGGCCTGAAATGTCTTCAATGAACATTTtcataaaaacttttttaaatgttttttaacaaacaaagcTAGCCTAATATATAGCTAGCAACAGCGTATCCACAAACAAGCATGTACTGTACCATACTATAAAAACAGCCCAGtggcatttgttttgtttttgtgtttgttcatttttttttcgtcagGATTTCACAGTGAATGATGttgtatttatacagtatatgatacatacagtacagtacgttCCAACCCGTCAGATAcaacaaacgcacacatacaaatGAATATACAATAATACTTACATTGAATTATATAATTGGGAAAACAACAcccagaaaacacacacacacactttataAATACTTGGAAGGAAAAAACttgcggaaaaaaaatgccttaaagcaaaaattaataataataataataattctcggATCGGATACGATTGTGCATATTAATAGTTGTTAAACATCAACTAGTATGATAGATACGAAGAAGGTGTCGAAGTTGTTCCGTTTTGTACATTGCAGCTTATTTTGGGTAACGTTCCAACTTTTTCCTTTCCGGTATGGTCCAAATATTCCTTCCTGTATATGATTGTACGTGACAGGGAAAGATTGTTTTGCAAAAACGACACGGAAAATTTGAACGTCAAACTGTTGCGGGAACGTGACTTTTGCGATGAAGGACGTTATTACAGCAGACTCGTCTCCCTTCTTTAATTATGTACATTTCGATACAGAAAAGTAGTTTGGCTGCCTAAAAATAGACAAAAGGAGACTTCAATTGAGCGACCttaatgaaagaagaaaaacaaaaaaaaatcagatggaGGACTTGAAAGGCGCCAAAAACAGAAAAGTTGCACGATCCGAGCTAGCTCTGCTCCAGtgtacaaaatgaaaaatgaaatgccTTTGGTCTGTTGCTAATTATAGCCGTGTATTGCGGTCTCGAAAAAAGAAACACTCACGTCAACAAGAGCGCGCCTACAGGACGGCTTTGGTATCGCGCTCTCTTCTCATTggctggcaaagaaaaacaaagcgaCGGCATCAACTCAAGAGGTCAAACAAACGAGTTTCATGTTGAACTAGGCGGAGGTAACCTGTTAGCATTTGATCTGGACTACGATGCAAAAGACAGCCTcgaacaaaacaatacaaaataataaaaaaatgttttttaaatcatttgttcGATTGTCGCACGAAGACGTGACATTGTGGGGGGGAAATACGTAATTTTATAAGAatatgaaggggaaaaaaaattattggttgtacaattgaaagaaaaaaaaatactttatgagaataaagtcttCATATTATGAGCACAACTTTATTCTCCGAACAATGTCATGTAATATTATAACTTGTTATGGATACTATGACTAAGTTTAAACTTCTTTCTTATTGCATCAATATGAACGTTATCATCTTCACATTAGAACCTTTTTCTTACCATTTTGCTAATTTAGTCTtgtaatgttactttttttggtgtaataatacaaataattttcAACCGTATTCTCTGAATACTACGATAATATTTTCTTAACATTATGACTGTCCCATAACACAGCTAACTTTATTTTAAAGctaccattttttccccctg is a genomic window containing:
- the LOC144004202 gene encoding fatty acid-binding protein, intestinal-like: MAFDGTWKVERSENYDAFMEQMGINVMKRKLAEHDNLKISIQQSGNDFHIKESSTFRTKDIHFTLGTPFDYSLADGTEVSGTWEMEGDMLKGKFTRKDNNKVLTTTRVLLEGELVQSYNYEGVDAKRIFKKQ